The nucleotide sequence GGCTGCCAGCAGCCCCTTGCTGGCGGAGCGCCACAGCGCCGCCCCCTCCGCGCTGGGGGCGAACCTGGCGCGCTCGAACTCGCCCATCCACCGCTCCACGTCGGCCAGCCGGCCGTCCGGGGGCTCGGGCAGCCGCAGCGCGAGCGCCAGGCTCAGATGGAAGGCGTACGCCGCTTCCCGCTCCTCGCCGGTGACCTGCCGATGGCCGTGCCGGTCGATGAAGCGCAGCGGACACACGGTGAAGCAGGCCAGCACGTAGCGCATCAGCTCGGGGGTGATGCCGGGGCGGTCGTGCACCGCCCGCAGCGCCTCGACGATCTGCCGGCCCTCGGGGCTGTCGACCCCGTGCCCGATCAGCCCGAACATGGCGGCCCCCGTCGCCTTGGCACGGGCGCGCGGCGCACTGGTCATCCGGCCCGTGCCGTGCAGCACGCGGGCGATCTCCGGTACGCCGAAGGTCCGTACGAAGCCGAGGGTCAGCCCGGTGCGGGACTCCTCCGGCATCGTCCGCAGGACGAGCCGCGCGTACGGGTCGGACGCGGCGTACGTCTGCCGCTCGCGCTTCGCGCCCGTACCCTTCGCCCCCGTACGCCTCGCGCCCGTCATGTGGCAGCGGCGGCGAGGGCCAGCGCCTCGCCGGTCAGCGGGGCGTTCAGATAGCGGGCCACCCGCACCAGATGCGCCCGCTCGCCCGCCGGTTCCGCGTCGAGGCCCGGCAGCGAGGCCTGGTCCTCGCGGGGGCGCGGCGGACGGCCCACGCTCAGCGCGTCGGCGGCGCCGCGCAGCGAGGCCGCCACGATCAGCGCGGCCCGGTCCGCCTCGTCGAGCCCGGCCCGGTCCGCGACCTCGGTCGCCGCGCTGACGACGGCCGGGTCGACCCAGGGCCGCAGGGTCAGCTGACCGTCACGGATCTCCAGGCCGCGCCTGGCCGTGCGCCACTCCAGGTCGCGGAAGGCCAGCCGCTCGGTCCAGGCGGACGGCGGCGCTTCGAGGGCCAGCCGCTCGTCGGCCAGATACGCCACGTCCCACAGCGGCCGCAGGGCCTGGTAGTCGCGGCGGCGCCGGGTCCAGGCGGCGGACGCCGGGCTGGCGAAGCCCGCGGTGATCAGGGCGGCGCCGAGCGCGGCGAAGACCGGGCCGAGCGCCGTACTGAGCCAGTCCGTGCCGGTCACACCGGCGGCGGCCGTCGTGATCGCGACGAGCTTGCACAGCACGTATCCGCAGGCGACGACGGCGCCGAGGGCGATCAGCCGGATACCGCGGCGCAGCGGTCCCTCCGGCAGCCGGGCGGCGTGGCCGAGGCAGACCCGGCCGATGTCGATCAGCGCGAACCCGAACCCGGCCTGGTAGAGGACGAGGAACGCGGCGATGAGCCCGCTCGTGGCGAAGGTGGTGTCGAACGTCAGGGGTGTTTCAGGGCGGTGGGCGCCACCGGTGAGGAACAGCACGGTCATGGCGGCGGCCAGCGCGGCGAACACGGCGAGGCGCTTGCGCACCTGGCGCCACGTGACGGTGGTGGCCGCGTCCCAGATCCCCTCGTCGGGACGGTCCTTGGGCGGGGTCCAGATCCGGGCGAGCGCCACGGCGCCCGCGGAGAAGCCGGTGATGCCCAGGTAGACGAAGAGGGTGGCGAGGTTGCCGCGGTGCGCCGCCCGGTCGATCAGCCGGTAGAGCACGGGCGACGCCACGACGAAGGCGAGGGCGGGCGCCGTGATCGTGAGGGCGACGACGAGCAGCCCGGGGGACGGATCGCGGTACCAGGCGCGGAGTTTGAGCACGGCAACGGCCACGGCCACCGTTCCGATGCCGAGGTAGACGACATTGAACGGTGTGTCGGGTATGTCAGACATGCTGTCCTTTACGGTGCTCCAGCGCGGGCGCGAGCTGGGAGGTCGTACCGGCTCCCGGCGCCAGCATCAGGGCCCGGGTCAACTCGGCCCCCAGGATCTCCGCTTCCTCTTCCGCCGTGCCGTCGTAGTGCGAGCGGCCGAGCACGAGCCGGAGCATGTCGGCGTCGATGGTGGGCAGTTCGACCTCGTCGCCGGGCCCTTCGGGCGCGACCGCCAG is from Streptomyces sp. NBC_00370 and encodes:
- a CDS encoding oxygenase MpaB family protein gives rise to the protein MTGARRTGAKGTGAKRERQTYAASDPYARLVLRTMPEESRTGLTLGFVRTFGVPEIARVLHGTGRMTSAPRARAKATGAAMFGLIGHGVDSPEGRQIVEALRAVHDRPGITPELMRYVLACFTVCPLRFIDRHGHRQVTGEEREAAYAFHLSLALALRLPEPPDGRLADVERWMGEFERARFAPSAEGAALWRSASKGLLAARLPAALAPLASAVAASLLDGPLSAALGVRRPAAPVRAVVTYALRARSGQVRRKMTAERG
- a CDS encoding MAB_1171c family putative transporter; the protein is MSDIPDTPFNVVYLGIGTVAVAVAVLKLRAWYRDPSPGLLVVALTITAPALAFVVASPVLYRLIDRAAHRGNLATLFVYLGITGFSAGAVALARIWTPPKDRPDEGIWDAATTVTWRQVRKRLAVFAALAAAMTVLFLTGGAHRPETPLTFDTTFATSGLIAAFLVLYQAGFGFALIDIGRVCLGHAARLPEGPLRRGIRLIALGAVVACGYVLCKLVAITTAAAGVTGTDWLSTALGPVFAALGAALITAGFASPASAAWTRRRRDYQALRPLWDVAYLADERLALEAPPSAWTERLAFRDLEWRTARRGLEIRDGQLTLRPWVDPAVVSAATEVADRAGLDEADRAALIVAASLRGAADALSVGRPPRPREDQASLPGLDAEPAGERAHLVRVARYLNAPLTGEALALAAAAT